The proteins below are encoded in one region of Sporosarcina sp. FSL K6-1508:
- a CDS encoding M3 family oligoendopeptidase translates to MTQKMYSEVWDLDVFFKGGSGSQELRTHLDNLKESLSSLEETASAFLVPKSADVAKEVSILIESLKEVALNLSQAGAVIGCFLAADTTDKKALQLQGETGALGARFSTVGLKIRQTLAKADEDTWNGLIESDELKEFAFVLNEWREEVELKLSEQEESLITSLSVDGYHGWGQLYDMLVGDIKIKIELAGEQKELSVGQANNLSSHEDANVRKSSFEALEEAWEGKEDFFASALNHIAGFRLEVYKKRGWNSVLKEPLLRNRMSEETLDAMWGAIGANKAPFVEYLKVKARMLGTEKMNWYDIDAPVTASTKKMSYQEGAEFILKHFGEFGPELEAFSRQAFEDSWIEAEDRPNKRPGGFCTGMPVSEQSRIFMTYSGTMSNVATLAHELGHAFHSYALRPVHWMNRQYAMGVAETASTFAEMIVADAAVKAAETKDEKIALLEDKIQRSVAFFMNIHARFLFETRFYEERKNGIVPAARLNELMAEAQQEAYGDALDTVHPHFWASKLHFYITGVQFYNFPYTFGYLFSLSIYAKALEDGAGFEQKYMALLRDTAVMSVEDLAMKHLGEDITKQEFWAKGVALCVKDVEEFLELTSVKG, encoded by the coding sequence ATGACGCAAAAAATGTATTCAGAAGTGTGGGATCTTGATGTGTTTTTTAAAGGTGGAAGTGGATCACAAGAATTGCGAACACACTTGGATAATCTGAAAGAAAGTCTCAGTTCATTAGAAGAAACGGCATCTGCATTTCTAGTTCCTAAGTCAGCAGATGTAGCAAAAGAAGTGTCAATTCTAATTGAATCCCTGAAAGAGGTTGCACTTAATCTGTCGCAAGCAGGCGCTGTTATCGGGTGTTTCCTTGCGGCAGATACAACAGATAAAAAAGCATTACAACTGCAAGGTGAAACGGGCGCACTTGGGGCACGCTTTTCTACGGTCGGGCTTAAAATTAGGCAAACACTTGCAAAAGCGGATGAGGATACATGGAATGGGTTAATCGAGTCGGACGAACTCAAAGAGTTTGCATTTGTACTGAACGAGTGGCGTGAAGAAGTCGAATTGAAACTATCCGAACAGGAAGAGAGTTTAATTACCTCACTAAGCGTCGACGGCTATCATGGCTGGGGGCAGTTATACGACATGCTCGTCGGCGATATAAAAATAAAAATTGAATTGGCTGGGGAGCAAAAAGAACTTTCTGTAGGCCAGGCGAATAACCTAAGTTCACATGAAGATGCAAACGTACGAAAAAGCTCATTTGAGGCATTGGAAGAAGCTTGGGAAGGGAAAGAAGATTTCTTTGCATCGGCTTTAAATCACATTGCTGGCTTTAGACTGGAAGTTTACAAAAAACGAGGCTGGAATTCGGTATTAAAAGAACCTCTTCTTCGTAATCGGATGAGTGAAGAAACACTTGATGCGATGTGGGGAGCAATTGGTGCAAATAAAGCGCCGTTTGTCGAATACTTAAAGGTGAAGGCGAGAATGCTAGGTACTGAAAAGATGAACTGGTATGATATTGATGCACCAGTAACAGCATCGACAAAAAAGATGTCCTATCAAGAAGGCGCAGAATTTATCTTAAAGCATTTTGGTGAATTTGGACCAGAGTTAGAAGCGTTTTCCCGTCAGGCTTTTGAAGATAGCTGGATTGAGGCGGAAGACCGTCCGAATAAACGTCCCGGCGGTTTCTGTACGGGTATGCCGGTGTCCGAACAGTCCCGTATATTCATGACCTATAGTGGCACCATGTCAAATGTTGCAACACTTGCCCATGAGCTAGGCCACGCGTTTCATTCATACGCGCTGCGCCCCGTCCATTGGATGAATCGTCAATATGCGATGGGAGTAGCTGAAACAGCATCGACATTCGCGGAGATGATTGTCGCAGATGCTGCAGTGAAAGCCGCGGAAACGAAGGATGAAAAAATTGCGTTGCTGGAAGACAAAATTCAACGTAGTGTAGCATTCTTTATGAATATCCATGCAAGATTTCTTTTCGAAACAAGGTTCTATGAAGAACGCAAAAATGGTATTGTGCCGGCAGCTAGATTGAACGAATTAATGGCAGAAGCACAACAAGAAGCATACGGGGATGCTCTTGATACAGTTCATCCGCATTTCTGGGCTTCGAAACTCCATTTCTATATTACGGGTGTGCAATTCTATAACTTCCCGTATACGTTTGGTTATTTGTTCTCCTTGAGCATTTATGCGAAAGCTTTAGAAGACGGCGCAGGATTTGAACAGAAATATATGGCGCTTTTGCGGGACACTGCAGTTATGAGTGTTGAAGATCTTGCGATGAAACACCTTGGTGAGGATATTACAAAACAAGAGTTCTGGGCAAAAGGCGTAGCACTATGCGTGAAAGATGTAGAGGAGTTCTTGGAACTTACTTCGGTAAAAGGGTGA
- a CDS encoding tryptophan-rich sensory protein has translation MFRIMIMIFSLIAVILVNAAANIMPINGKTTGEISNSLPVLFTPAGYVFSIWAVIYLLLAIWLYGFMRNKATVEHALFTRRAVLFVTSCLFNIAWILLWHFGFFEWTIVVIVLLLVTLLTIYFTYSKRDNHFYERGPIAVYLGWTFVATIANVSYVLTLHEWSGWGLSDPLWTVIYLTFATAIALHFLYHYADIAFNAVFIWAFIGIAVKNGGDELFVSAAALFLAASIAASIFFRRRSLTSTK, from the coding sequence ATGTTTAGAATTATGATTATGATTTTTTCGCTCATTGCAGTTATCCTAGTCAATGCAGCTGCGAATATAATGCCTATCAACGGTAAAACAACTGGGGAAATTTCAAATAGCTTACCAGTGCTATTTACACCAGCAGGTTATGTATTTTCAATTTGGGCAGTTATTTACCTGCTTCTCGCTATCTGGTTGTATGGCTTCATGCGAAACAAAGCAACAGTTGAACATGCGTTATTTACCCGAAGAGCTGTCCTATTTGTGACCAGCTGCCTATTTAACATTGCTTGGATACTGCTCTGGCATTTTGGCTTTTTTGAATGGACGATTGTTGTCATTGTACTACTTCTCGTCACGCTATTGACCATTTACTTTACGTACTCTAAAAGAGATAATCATTTTTACGAAAGAGGTCCGATTGCTGTCTATCTTGGCTGGACTTTTGTCGCCACCATTGCAAACGTCAGCTATGTCCTGACGTTGCACGAGTGGTCTGGGTGGGGTCTAAGTGATCCTTTATGGACCGTTATCTACCTAACGTTTGCTACTGCGATTGCTCTTCATTTTTTGTACCATTATGCAGACATAGCATTCAACGCAGTTTTCATATGGGCATTTATTGGCATTGCAGTAAAAAATGGCGGAGATGAATTATTCGTTTCAGCTGCAGCCCTATTTCTCGCTGCCTCCATCGCAGCCTCTATTTTCTTTAGAAGAAGATCACTTACCTCTACAAAATAA
- the thiT gene encoding energy-coupled thiamine transporter ThiT yields the protein MERKKLQLLLEVAILGAISFVLDQIGFKMPQGGSVTLSMLPIVIMAFRWGIMGGMLTGFVSGVLQLLMGGFVLNPIQAALDYFVAYTLVGVAGVTLAWLLSSKAKGNKGSMVTAIVIGTVIGGFLRYLIHFIGGIVFFASYAPEGQPVWLYSLLYNASYMIPAIILAAIVTSLLFTTAPRLLERK from the coding sequence TTGGAACGGAAAAAACTTCAACTTTTACTTGAGGTAGCTATTTTAGGTGCGATTTCATTTGTACTTGATCAGATTGGTTTTAAAATGCCACAGGGTGGGTCGGTGACACTATCGATGTTACCGATTGTCATCATGGCATTTCGTTGGGGCATTATGGGCGGCATGCTGACAGGGTTCGTATCAGGTGTATTGCAACTTCTGATGGGTGGATTTGTATTAAACCCTATACAGGCGGCGCTCGATTATTTCGTCGCTTATACGCTCGTCGGAGTAGCTGGTGTTACGCTAGCATGGCTGTTAAGCAGTAAAGCAAAAGGTAACAAAGGATCGATGGTTACTGCAATTGTCATAGGAACAGTCATCGGTGGTTTTCTTCGATATCTAATCCACTTTATCGGGGGAATCGTATTCTTTGCTTCTTATGCACCCGAAGGACAGCCTGTATGGCTTTATTCATTACTTTATAATGCAAGTTACATGATACCGGCAATTATTTTGGCAGCGATTGTAACGTCTTTATTGTTCACTACAGCACCGCGTCTTCTTGAGCGTAAATAA